One region of Oreochromis aureus strain Israel breed Guangdong linkage group 19, ZZ_aureus, whole genome shotgun sequence genomic DNA includes:
- the sfxn5a gene encoding sideroflexin-5a isoform X1, producing MSEYPPFQYGKSRFDQNTFFGRFRHFLDVIDPSTLFVTEKRLRECVELLDHFKQGTLPLGVTDAQLWQAQKIKQAIIHPDTGEKILMPFRMSGFIPFGTPVVVGLLLPNQTLASTVFWQWLNQSHNACVNYSNRNASKPAPASKFLQGYLGAVTSAVSIAVGLNVLIQRASRFSPTTRLLVQRFIPFPAVASANVCNVVLMRHSELSEGISVLDNNGNVVGTSKVAARHALLETALTRVVMPMPILVLPPLIMSALEKLPLLQRQKRLVLPVHSLVCLAAFSLALPLAISLFPQMSQISVDQLEPEITMATDCKIVTYNKGL from the exons ATGTCTGAATATCCGCCCTTCCAGTATGGCAAGTCTCGTTTCGACCAG AACACGTTTTTTGGCCGGTTCAGGCACTTCTTGGACGTGATTGACCCCAGCACACTCTTTGTGACAGAG AAACGGCTGCGGGAGTGCGTCGAGCTGCTTGACCATTTCAAGCAAGGAACTCTGCCTCTGGGAGTGACGGATGCTCAG ctttGGCAAGCCCAGAAAATAAAGCAG GCCATCATCCACCCCGACACAGGGGAGAAGATCCTCATGCCTTTTCGGATGTCAG GTTTTATCCCGTTTGGCACACCAGTG gtTGTTGGCCTCCTCCTACCTAATCAAACACTTGCATCTACCGTCTTCTGGCAG TGGTTGAACCAAAGTCACAATGCCTGTGTTAACTACAGCAACCGCAATGCCTCCAAG CCAGCTCCAGCTTCCAAGTTCCTGCAGGGATACCTTGGGGCTGTTACCAGTGCAGTGTCCATTGCT GTTGGGTTAAACGTTTTAATCCAGAGAGCGAGCCGCTTCAGCCCAACCACCAGGCTTTTGGTGCAGAGGTTCATCCCCTTCCCAGCAGTGG CGAGTGCAAATGTCTGCAACGTGGTGCTCATGAGACACTCTGAGCTGTCAGAGGGCATCAGCGTGCTCGACAACAATGGCAACGTGGTGGGGACATCAAAAGTAGCTGCCAGGCAT GCACTCTTGGAGACAGCCCTGACCAGAGTAGTCATGCCCATGCCAATCCTGGTGCTTCCTCCCCTGATCATGTCTGCACTGGAAAA GCTCCCTCTCCTGCAGAGACAAAAGCGGCTCGTCCTGCCTGTCCACAGTCTCGTGTGTCTCGCTGCTTTCAGCCTGGCTCTGCCGCTTGCCATCAGTTTgtttccacagatgtcacag ATCAGTGTAGATCAGCTGGAGCCAGAGATCACCATGGCAACCGATTGTAAGATTGTGACATACAATAAAGGACTTTGA
- the sfxn5a gene encoding sideroflexin-5a isoform X2: protein MKPNPAQTGLHVNTEGWLTSRPSSTPTQGRRSSCLFGCQVVGLLLPNQTLASTVFWQWLNQSHNACVNYSNRNASKPAPASKFLQGYLGAVTSAVSIAVGLNVLIQRASRFSPTTRLLVQRFIPFPAVASANVCNVVLMRHSELSEGISVLDNNGNVVGTSKVAARHALLETALTRVVMPMPILVLPPLIMSALEKLPLLQRQKRLVLPVHSLVCLAAFSLALPLAISLFPQMSQISVDQLEPEITMATDCKIVTYNKGL from the exons ATGAAACCAAATCCGGCTCAAACTGGGCTCCATGTGAACACTGAAGGCTGGCTTACGTCCAG GCCATCATCCACCCCGACACAGGGGAGAAGATCCTCATGCCTTTTCGGATGTCAG gtTGTTGGCCTCCTCCTACCTAATCAAACACTTGCATCTACCGTCTTCTGGCAG TGGTTGAACCAAAGTCACAATGCCTGTGTTAACTACAGCAACCGCAATGCCTCCAAG CCAGCTCCAGCTTCCAAGTTCCTGCAGGGATACCTTGGGGCTGTTACCAGTGCAGTGTCCATTGCT GTTGGGTTAAACGTTTTAATCCAGAGAGCGAGCCGCTTCAGCCCAACCACCAGGCTTTTGGTGCAGAGGTTCATCCCCTTCCCAGCAGTGG CGAGTGCAAATGTCTGCAACGTGGTGCTCATGAGACACTCTGAGCTGTCAGAGGGCATCAGCGTGCTCGACAACAATGGCAACGTGGTGGGGACATCAAAAGTAGCTGCCAGGCAT GCACTCTTGGAGACAGCCCTGACCAGAGTAGTCATGCCCATGCCAATCCTGGTGCTTCCTCCCCTGATCATGTCTGCACTGGAAAA GCTCCCTCTCCTGCAGAGACAAAAGCGGCTCGTCCTGCCTGTCCACAGTCTCGTGTGTCTCGCTGCTTTCAGCCTGGCTCTGCCGCTTGCCATCAGTTTgtttccacagatgtcacag ATCAGTGTAGATCAGCTGGAGCCAGAGATCACCATGGCAACCGATTGTAAGATTGTGACATACAATAAAGGACTTTGA
- the sfxn5a gene encoding sideroflexin-5a isoform X3, whose translation MPFRMSGFIPFGTPVVVGLLLPNQTLASTVFWQWLNQSHNACVNYSNRNASKPAPASKFLQGYLGAVTSAVSIAVGLNVLIQRASRFSPTTRLLVQRFIPFPAVASANVCNVVLMRHSELSEGISVLDNNGNVVGTSKVAARHALLETALTRVVMPMPILVLPPLIMSALEKLPLLQRQKRLVLPVHSLVCLAAFSLALPLAISLFPQMSQISVDQLEPEITMATDCKIVTYNKGL comes from the exons ATGCCTTTTCGGATGTCAG GTTTTATCCCGTTTGGCACACCAGTG gtTGTTGGCCTCCTCCTACCTAATCAAACACTTGCATCTACCGTCTTCTGGCAG TGGTTGAACCAAAGTCACAATGCCTGTGTTAACTACAGCAACCGCAATGCCTCCAAG CCAGCTCCAGCTTCCAAGTTCCTGCAGGGATACCTTGGGGCTGTTACCAGTGCAGTGTCCATTGCT GTTGGGTTAAACGTTTTAATCCAGAGAGCGAGCCGCTTCAGCCCAACCACCAGGCTTTTGGTGCAGAGGTTCATCCCCTTCCCAGCAGTGG CGAGTGCAAATGTCTGCAACGTGGTGCTCATGAGACACTCTGAGCTGTCAGAGGGCATCAGCGTGCTCGACAACAATGGCAACGTGGTGGGGACATCAAAAGTAGCTGCCAGGCAT GCACTCTTGGAGACAGCCCTGACCAGAGTAGTCATGCCCATGCCAATCCTGGTGCTTCCTCCCCTGATCATGTCTGCACTGGAAAA GCTCCCTCTCCTGCAGAGACAAAAGCGGCTCGTCCTGCCTGTCCACAGTCTCGTGTGTCTCGCTGCTTTCAGCCTGGCTCTGCCGCTTGCCATCAGTTTgtttccacagatgtcacag ATCAGTGTAGATCAGCTGGAGCCAGAGATCACCATGGCAACCGATTGTAAGATTGTGACATACAATAAAGGACTTTGA
- the emx1 gene encoding homeobox protein EMX1, with amino-acid sequence MMFSSAGKRCFTIESLVAKENPLTAEDPIRPTALSYSNPTTDALMNSYQAPPPARSLYQSPDLVFPETMNHPSLTVAPHQLGGSHLQHPHFFGTQHRDPLNFYPWVLRNRFFGHRFQGNDVSQDSLLLHGPFARKPKRIRTAFSPSQLLRLERAFEKNHYVVGAERKQLANSLSLSETQVKVWFQNRRTKYKRQKLEEEGPDSQQKKKGNHHINRWRIATKQTSSEDIDVTSED; translated from the exons ATGATGTTTTCGTCTGCAGGCAAGCGCTGCTTCACGATAGAGTCTCTGGTCGCTAAAGAGAACCCTCTAACAGCAGAGGATCCCATCCGCCCGACGGCTTTAAGTTACTCCAACCCGACTACAGATGCCTTAATGAACAGTTACCAGGCTCCACCACCGGCCAGGTCCCTCTACCAGAGCCCGGACCTGGTGTTCCCGGAGACGATGAACCACCCCTCACTCACCGTGGCTCCTCACCAGCTCGGAGGATCCCACCTACAGCATCCGCACTTCTTTGGGACGCAACACCGAGACCCGCTCAACTTTTACCCCTGGGTGTTACGGAACAGATTTTTTGGACACAGATTTCAAG GTAACGACGTGTCCCAGGACAGCCTGCTCCTCCACGGCCCTTTCGCCAGGAAACCCAAACGCATCCGGACGGCCTTCTCTCCCTCCCAGCTCCTCCGGCTGGAAAGAGCCTTCGAGAAGAACCACTATGTGGTCGGAGCCGAGAGGAAACAACTGGCCAACAGCCTGAGTTTATCTGAAACGCAA GTGAAGGTGTGGTTCCAGAACAGGAGGACCAAGTACAAGCGACAGAAGCTGGAAGAGGAGGGACCAGACAgccagcagaagaagaaggggAACCACCACATCAACAGATGGCGTATCGCCACCAAGCAGACCAGCTCCGAGGACATAGACGTGACCTCAGAGGACTAA